From the Hydrogenispora ethanolica genome, the window AATCCGGGGAGATTTTCGCGGAAGACAAAAGGTCAGGAAAGAACAAACCACAGGCTCGTTGAATCTTATGGCCCGGTGATCTAAAATCAAATCAGAAGGTCAGAAAAAGTCAAATGGAGGTGTAAGAAATGTTTGACCTGATGCCATTCAGATTCAATGATTGGGAGCGGAAATTCTTCCCGGACTTCTTCAATGAGGAATTCTTCAACCGGGACATCGCGTCCTTCCGGACCGATATTTCCGATACCGGGAAGGAATACTTGATCGAGGCCGAGCTGCCCGGGTTCGACAAAGAAGATATCACCGTCGAAGTGAAAGAGGACCGGCTGACGATCGCCGCCACCAAAGAGTCCAACACTGAGGAGCGGAAAGACAACTACCTGCGGAAAGAACGCCGTACCGGCAGCGTGATGCGGAGTTTCGCCCTGGACGGAGTCGACCGCGACCGGATCCGGGCCGAGTTTAAAAACGGCGTCTTGAAGCTGGCGCTGCCGAAGGCGGAGGAAGTCAAGAATCCGGTCCGGCGCATCGATATCAACTAAGCTCCGCCCCTGATTGCGGATGACGGCTGACGCCGGGACCTTTGCGTTCCGGCGTTTTCTCATGTGCCGGAGACGCGGCTCCGGCATTACGGCTCCGGGGCGTTGCGGCCCGGTTTGGGCTGGAAGAACGCGCAGGGCGCGGCGGAGGATTCGTAGACGAAAAGCGAGGGCAGGCTTTTGGATTTGAAGCCGTAGCTCTTGCAGCCGTTGGGGAATGATTTGTCCCAGGTAATATAGAAATGGCGGCACTGGTAACAATTGATCCGGGGTGGGGTCATGGTTCGCTCCGATCCTGTTTTGCCGGGGGGCGGCTTTTATTCCGGAAGCAGCGGCAATCTCACCGTGAAGCAACTGCCCGCGCCGGGAGTGCTTTGGGCCGTGACGCTGCCGCCCAGGCCTTCAACCAACTCCTTGACGATGGTGAGGCCCAATCCGAAACCGCCGCTCTCCCGGTTCCGCGATTGGTCGGTCCGGTAAAACCGTTCGAAGACATACGGCAGATCGGCGGCGGCAATGCCGATCCCCTCATCCTGCACCGCGATGACGGCCTGGGTTTCCTCCCGCTCCAGCAGGACGGTCACGTTGCCGCCGGACGGAGTGTATTTATGGGCGTTGGAGAGCAGGTTCTCCATCACCTTGGTCAGGGCGTCCCGGTCGCAGCGGACCGTGGCCGGCTGGACGACCCGCAGGGCGAGGCGGAGTTTTTTCTTCTGAAAGAGCGGGGTCATCTGCTGCACCAGACCGGCCAGGAACGGCTCCAGCGCCAGGGGCTCCAGATTGAACCGGTACCGCGCCACGTCGGCCTGGGCGATCTCCTGCAGGTCCGCCACCAGGGTGGTCAAGCGTTTCACCTCATCCAGCAGCGATTCAAGATTCTCGGGCGAGGCCGGGATCACCTGATCGATCATTCCCTCGAGGTGGCTGCGAACGGTCGCCAGCGGCGTGCGCAGGTCGTGGGCCACATCGGCGGTCATTTTTTTGCGGAGTTCGTTGGTTTCCTTCAGCCGTTCGGCTAGGCGGTTCAGGCTGGCGCCCAGCTCGCCCAGTTCGTCGCGGGGCAGGTCCTGGACCCTGCTGTCCAGTTGGCCGGCGGTCATGGCCCGGGCGGTCCGGTTCATCTCGGTGATCGGGTCGGAGATCCGCCGGGCCAGCAGCAGCGCCACCAGGAAGGAGAGAATCCCGGTCAACAGGAGCGCCCCCAGGATCGAGCGGTTGATGGTGGTCCGGAACATTCGGTCCTGGGCGGTCAACAAGTTTTCAAACAGCGTCTTGCCGAAATAGGCCGTTCCTACCTTGGCGCCGGCGACGTAGATCGGCCGCGCCGTGAGAGAATTGGGATTCGGGAGCATCGGCAGGCCGCGGCTGGCCAGCACCACCCGCTCCTGTTCGTCCAGCACGAAGCGGAGTGTTCCAAAGAAATTGTTCCGGCTGGGCGCGAAACGGGGCGGCAGATTCTCCCAGCCGCCGTAGTTCTCGTAAAGCTCGGCCAGGCCGCGGACGACCTGTTCCTGGCGGGCCTCTTCGTTGCCCAGCAGGTAGGTGTGGAACTGCCGGTTCAGAGCGAAATGAATCATCAGGCCGGCCAGAATGATGCTGATCAGGGCGACCGCCATGATGATGATGATGATCTTTTTAAGAATCGCCGATTGCATCCCGGCTGCCTCCAAATTTATAGCCGACACCGAAAACGGTCTGGATGAAAAGAGGCTCATTCGGATTGGGCTCGATCTTCTGGCGCAGGTTCTTGATATGGCTGTCGACCGTCCGGTCGTAGCCCTCGAAGGAGTATCCTTGTGCTTGTTCCAGAAGCTGGGCGCGGCTGAAGACCCGGCCCGGCGCCTGGGCCAGCAGCAATAGCATCTTGAACTCGGTCGGCGTCAGATTGACGGCCTGCTCCTCCCGGAGCACCTGGTGCTGATCGGGCAGGATGGCCAGCCGCCCGCCATTGAAGGAGAGCCGGGTCTCCCGCGACGCGCCGGCCGGCTTGGAGCGGCGCAGATGGGCCAGAACCCTGGCCACCAGCTCGCGCGGGCTGAAAGGCTTGATCAGGTAGTCGTCGGCGCCGATGTTGAGACCGAAGATCCGCTCGTCCTCGGAGCTTTTGGCGGAGAGGATGATCACCGGAACGTCCGAGGTCTGGCGGAGCCGGCTCAGCACTTCCTCGCCGGGCAGCCCGGGCAGCATCAGATCGAGCACGATCAGGTCGGGCCGGCTGGCCTTGGCCGCCTCCAGGGCCTTGAGGCCGTCGGCGGCGGTGACCACCTCGAAGCCTTCCTTCTCCAGGTAGGCCCGGACGATCTGCTGAATCTTCAATTCATCTTCCACCACTAAAATGCGCGCCATGCCATCACCCCGGTTCAATAATTCGGTGTCGCGGCCGCGATTCCTCTCAGCCGGGGCGGCCGCAAACCAAAAAACACAAAATCTCCACAACTGCGCCGCGGCCCGCTGGCTCCGCCGGAACCCGCCCGCCATGAAAGTTTCGGAGATCGGTTCCCAAAATATACGGCGCCGGGGAGGCGGGGACAAAAAAATTAAAGAACTCGGCTTTCACCGGGGTTTCTTTAAAAAACTTTTCCGACTCCGAACCTCCGGCGGCCTTCGCCACGGGAACGGAATCCGTCCTGGCAACGGTAGCGGGGACCGCCACGGGTTCGTCAGCCTCGCCGGAACCCCTTCAGCCGCAGTCCAAACCATGGCAAGGACCGCCGTCCGATCACCAACCGCCCAAATAACCCCGGCGGCGGTTGCCATATTCTCTTTTGTCGCATAATAAGCTGGAGCGGCAAACACCGGTCAAACTTCCGGCGCCGGAGTGGCCCCGGCGGCTCCGGGGGAAGGAGCCGCGCCGGACAGTGCCGGATCCGGCCCGCTTCGTGAGCTTGACTTGACAGGCGCAGGCGATTCCGATATATTTAGGGGTAGTCATGGAATGGGAGCGTGAGCATTGCAATGGGCGTTTGCCCCAAAAGCTTCAATAACCAGACCACGCAGCGCGCTTCGATGCTGAAATTGGATGCCGGTTCAAACGTCGGCCGGTTTTTTCGGTAGAGACTTCCTAAAGAATTTCGATTGGGAAGTCTTTTTGTGATTCTGAAAGGAGCAGTTTCGATGGAAACGGGCAGTCTGTTGCCGCAGATGCTGTTTTTGCTGATCTTGATCGGAGTGAATGCTTTCTTTGCCGCCTCGGAGATCGCCATCATCTCGCTGAACAATCAAAAAGTGAAACGGCAGGCGGAGGAGGGGGACGAACGCGCCAAGCTGCTGCTGGGCCTCATCGACGAGCCGAGCCGTTTTCTGGCGACGATCCAGGTGGGGGTGACCCTTTCGGGGCTATTGGCCAGCGCCGTGGCTTCGGAGAGTTTCGCCGACCAGTTGACGGATTGGGCGGTGGCCGCCGGAGTGCCTCTGGATCGGGGGGTCATGAAGCTGCTGGCCCTGGTCGGCATCACCTTGGTCTTATCCTATTTTACCCTGGTCCTGGGGGAGCTGGTCCCCAAACGGCTGGCGATGCAACAGTCGGAAAAAATCTCGCGCCTGGCCGTCAAGCCGCTGGGTTTTCTGGCGTTCGCCGCCGGTCCCTTTGTCAAGTTCTTGAGCATTTCCACCAATTTTGTCATCCGGGCCCTGGGCGGCGACCCGGCCGCCCATGAGGAGCGGATCACCGAGGAAGAGATCCGGCTGATGGTCGATGTGGGCCAGGAGAAAGGGATCATCCAAAGCACCGAAAAAGAGATGATCGATAATATTTTCGAATTTGACAACACCGCCGTCTCCGCGGTCATGACCCACCGCACCGAGGTGGTGGCCCTGCCGCTCGAGGCCTCGCTGGAAGAAGTCCTGGGAACGGTGATCAAGGAGAAATTCTCCCGGCTCCCGGTCTACCAGGAGTCCATCGACAACATCGTCGGCATCCTGCACGTCCAGGATCTGATCCCGGTCCTGAAGAATCCGACCCGGGCCGCCACTTCCTTCAACCTGAAAAAGATCATCCGGCAGCCTTATTTCGTGCCGTTCGCCAAGAAAACCGACGAGCTCTTCAAAGAGCTGCAAAAGAAGAACAACCACATGGCGGTGGTCATCGACGAGTACGGCGGCACCGCCGGGATCGTCACCATCGAGGACCTGATCGAGGAGATCGTCGGCAATATCTTCGACGAGCATGATGAAGTCGTCCGGGAGATCGAGAAGCTCGACGAGCGCTCGTATCTGGTGGAAGGGACCGTCAGCATGGCCACGGTCAACGAGGTCCTCGACATCGAGCTGCCCACGGATGACTCGGATACGTTGGGCGGATTCGTAATGGCCGAGCTGGGACGGATCCCGGCCGGGGACGAGACCCCTTCCTTCGAATACGCCGGTCTCTCCTTCCAGGTCATGGCGCTGGAAGACAAACGAATCTCCAAAGTCAAAATCACCAAACCCATCTAAGGAGCATCCATGGAGCAGATCATCAGCTGGTTTTGGGCGCTTGCCGAGCGCTCGCCCTTGTTTTACTTGAGCCTGTTCGGCCTGTCGGCCCTCAACGCCTTTTTGCCGCCCATTCCCATCGAGGGTCTGACGATATTGGGAGGATTCATGGCCGCCGGCGGCGCTCTTCAGTCGCTCTGGATCTGGCTGGCCACGGCGCTGGGAATGATCCTGGGCAACAGCGCGCTGTTTTTTTGCATCCAGTCCAACCAGGAGTTCCTGTTGCGCCGGAAGGTGATTAGCAAACACCTGAACCAGGAGGTGTTGGACAAAGGGAAGGGAATGTTCGACCGCTACGGGGTGTGGGCGGTATTCATCAGTAAATTCGTACCCTGGATGACCTTCGGACTGACCTTCTATTTCGGCCTTTCCAAGATTCCGCTGTACCGTATCCTGCCGGCGCTGGCCCTCTCCAACCTGCTCTATTTCGGCGGCCTGACCCTGCTGGGGCGATATGCCAAGGAAGAATGGGACATCCTGGTGGAGATGGTGAAGCCCGCCTATCTCTGGATCGGTCTGGCCGCCCTGGCCGTGGCGGGAATTCTTTTCAAATTGTGGCGGGCGAAACGGAAGCGGAACAAGCTGTAAGATGCCACCTTGCGCCGCCCGGGATCTCTACCGGACGAACGGAGGCGAAAAGCGGGCCTTCGCAGCGGCCAGCGCCGTCCAATCGGTGCCAGGACGCCCGGTTGACCTTGACATCCGCGATGGGCCTTAGTATAATCAGATCAATCGCAAAGAAGGGGAGTAGCTCACGGCGTCAGCCGGCCTTGAAGCGTCAATACGGTGGGTGGACCCACCCGCTTCCGGGTCAAGAGGGATCGGTTCTTGAGAGCAAGACCTTCAGCAATACGGCAACGTATTGTCTGAAGGTCTTTTTTATTGCGCAGCCCCGGAAGAAGAAAGGACGAGTCGCGATGAACAATATGAAAGTTTTCCTGTTGATGTCGGTGTTAACTGCCATTCTGGTGGGGATCGGCAACCTGTTCGGAGGACCCCAGGGGGCGATGCTTTTTTTCCTGATCGCCATGGGAATGAACTTCTTCAGCTATTGGTACAGTGATAAAATGGCGATCCGGATGACCGGCGCGCAGCCGCTCAGCCCGGAGGAGGCGCCGGAGTTGTACGCCATCGTCCGCGAGTTGAGCGCCAAGGCCCAGCTGCCGATGCCCAGCCTCTATATGACCCCCGAGCAGCAGCCCAACGCCTTCGCCACCGGCCGCAACCCCGAGCATTCGGCGGTGGCGGTCACGGCCGGCCTGGTCCGTCTGCTGGACCGGGAGGAGATCGCGGGCGTGCTCGCTCACGAGCTGGCGCACATCAAAAACCGGGATGTGCTCATCGGCACCATCGCGGCCACGCTGGCCGGAGCGATCAGCATGATCGCCAATGCCGCGCAGTGGAGCCTGATGTTCGGCGGCGCCCGGGATGAGGAGGAAGGCGGCGGGAACCCGCTCGGAGCCATTCTGATGATCATTCTGATGCCGATCGCGGCCGCGGTCATCCAGATGGCCATCTCCCGTTCCCGGGAGTACCGGGCCGATGCGGTCGGGGCGGCCATCTCGGGCCGGCCGCTCGGACTGGCCAACGCCCTTACCAAGCTGGAACGGATCGCCCAGCAGTTGCCGGCCGATCTGACCCCGGCCACGGCCCATTTATTCATCGTCAATCCGCTGAGCGGCGCCAGCCTGGCCAATCTTTTCAGCACCCATCCGCCCATTCAGGAGCGGGTCAGACGCCTGACCGAGATGGCGAGCCGCCCCGGAGCGGGAGTTTCGATCTAACATTTAAAACCGGTTCTGTCTACGGTAAGGCCCGCGTCGAATGACGCGGGCCTTCGTTTGTCTATACTGGAACGATCTCCTTACTTCCTCATGTCTTTCAGAATGTTGACCGATTCGCCGACATACACGTCGGCCGCAATCTGGGAATGCCATTCCTTGGCCCGTTGAGACGCGTCCGGATCATTCTCTCCGGACTGGCTCCGCAGGCCATTGACTTTGAGATCCTTTTCACCCGGCAAGTTTTTCAGCTTGTCGGATTCCGCCCTTAAGGCGGCCTGTTCGTCCAGGACCTTGCCCAGCTTCAGGCTCTGGGGATTCTGCTGCTGCTCCTTGAGGTTGGCGATATTATCGGCAATCAGCTTAAAGCCGGGATCGTTTTTCACCCTGGCCGCGCTGTTTTGTTTCAAGGACTTCAGGTCCGGCGCCTTCGGCCACTTGCGGTAGGAAGTACCTTTGATGGTATCCCACGGCAAGGGGTAATCCAGATGCTTCTCGCCGACCTTCAACACGCTCTGGGGATCGGGCAGCGGAATATCCGCGGTCACGCCCTTGAATTGGGTCGACGCTCCGGTGATCCGGTAAAACTTCTGTACCGTCAGCTTCAGCGAGCCGAGCGGCTTGAAGGCCGCGTAATCGTTGGAGACCAGCCGGTCCAGATCGACGAAGGTCTGGACGGTTCCCTTTCCGAATGAGGTCGGTCCGCCCACGATCACCGCCCGCCCGTAATCCTGGAGGGCCGCCGCCAGAATCTCCGAGGCCGAGGCGCTGAAGGAGTTGACGAGCACCACCAGCGGGCCGCTGTAGACGACTCCCGAATCGGGGTCCTTCAATACCTGGCGGTTATTCTTATCCTTGACTTGAACCACCGGGCCGGACTTGATGAACAGTCCCGACATTTTCACCGCATCGTCCAGGGCGCCGCCGCCATTGTTGC encodes:
- a CDS encoding hemolysin family protein; the protein is MLPQMLFLLILIGVNAFFAASEIAIISLNNQKVKRQAEEGDERAKLLLGLIDEPSRFLATIQVGVTLSGLLASAVASESFADQLTDWAVAAGVPLDRGVMKLLALVGITLVLSYFTLVLGELVPKRLAMQQSEKISRLAVKPLGFLAFAAGPFVKFLSISTNFVIRALGGDPAAHEERITEEEIRLMVDVGQEKGIIQSTEKEMIDNIFEFDNTAVSAVMTHRTEVVALPLEASLEEVLGTVIKEKFSRLPVYQESIDNIVGILHVQDLIPVLKNPTRAATSFNLKKIIRQPYFVPFAKKTDELFKELQKKNNHMAVVIDEYGGTAGIVTIEDLIEEIVGNIFDEHDEVVREIEKLDERSYLVEGTVSMATVNEVLDIELPTDDSDTLGGFVMAELGRIPAGDETPSFEYAGLSFQVMALEDKRISKVKITKPI
- a CDS encoding Hsp20/alpha crystallin family protein, translating into MFDLMPFRFNDWERKFFPDFFNEEFFNRDIASFRTDISDTGKEYLIEAELPGFDKEDITVEVKEDRLTIAATKESNTEERKDNYLRKERRTGSVMRSFALDGVDRDRIRAEFKNGVLKLALPKAEEVKNPVRRIDIN
- a CDS encoding uracil-DNA glycosylase, with translation MTPPRINCYQCRHFYITWDKSFPNGCKSYGFKSKSLPSLFVYESSAAPCAFFQPKPGRNAPEP
- a CDS encoding DedA family protein; amino-acid sequence: MEQIISWFWALAERSPLFYLSLFGLSALNAFLPPIPIEGLTILGGFMAAGGALQSLWIWLATALGMILGNSALFFCIQSNQEFLLRRKVISKHLNQEVLDKGKGMFDRYGVWAVFISKFVPWMTFGLTFYFGLSKIPLYRILPALALSNLLYFGGLTLLGRYAKEEWDILVEMVKPAYLWIGLAALAVAGILFKLWRAKRKRNKL
- a CDS encoding response regulator transcription factor, giving the protein MARILVVEDELKIQQIVRAYLEKEGFEVVTAADGLKALEAAKASRPDLIVLDLMLPGLPGEEVLSRLRQTSDVPVIILSAKSSEDERIFGLNIGADDYLIKPFSPRELVARVLAHLRRSKPAGASRETRLSFNGGRLAILPDQHQVLREEQAVNLTPTEFKMLLLLAQAPGRVFSRAQLLEQAQGYSFEGYDRTVDSHIKNLRQKIEPNPNEPLFIQTVFGVGYKFGGSRDAIGDS
- the htpX gene encoding zinc metalloprotease HtpX encodes the protein MNNMKVFLLMSVLTAILVGIGNLFGGPQGAMLFFLIAMGMNFFSYWYSDKMAIRMTGAQPLSPEEAPELYAIVRELSAKAQLPMPSLYMTPEQQPNAFATGRNPEHSAVAVTAGLVRLLDREEIAGVLAHELAHIKNRDVLIGTIAATLAGAISMIANAAQWSLMFGGARDEEEGGGNPLGAILMIILMPIAAAVIQMAISRSREYRADAVGAAISGRPLGLANALTKLERIAQQLPADLTPATAHLFIVNPLSGASLANLFSTHPPIQERVRRLTEMASRPGAGVSI
- a CDS encoding sensor histidine kinase — translated: MQSAILKKIIIIIMAVALISIILAGLMIHFALNRQFHTYLLGNEEARQEQVVRGLAELYENYGGWENLPPRFAPSRNNFFGTLRFVLDEQERVVLASRGLPMLPNPNSLTARPIYVAGAKVGTAYFGKTLFENLLTAQDRMFRTTINRSILGALLLTGILSFLVALLLARRISDPITEMNRTARAMTAGQLDSRVQDLPRDELGELGASLNRLAERLKETNELRKKMTADVAHDLRTPLATVRSHLEGMIDQVIPASPENLESLLDEVKRLTTLVADLQEIAQADVARYRFNLEPLALEPFLAGLVQQMTPLFQKKKLRLALRVVQPATVRCDRDALTKVMENLLSNAHKYTPSGGNVTVLLEREETQAVIAVQDEGIGIAAADLPYVFERFYRTDQSRNRESGGFGLGLTIVKELVEGLGGSVTAQSTPGAGSCFTVRLPLLPE